DNA from Ignisphaera sp.:
CTAATGTTTGTGCAAGTAGTTGGCAACGTGGCTTCAACATGATATATTTAGCTTACTGCAGCTTTAAGTGTACTGCGCTTATTAGCTGCTGATACCTGTGCAATTATTTGAGCGCTGGTTAGGGACACTTATGTCTGAATACAAGTGGTGGTTTGAGCAAGCCTCTAAGGATCTCCGCAAAGCCGAAAATGCCATAAGTACCGAAGACTACGATGCAGCAGCCTTTTGGTCTCACCAAGCTGCTGAAAAAGCTTTGAAAGCACTGCTCTTGAGTAGAGGATACCCAGCTAGAGGACACAGCTTAATAGAGCTTGCAAGAAGGGTGCGCGAAGAGCTGGATATAGCCGTTGAGCCTATATTAGATGACCTAAGAGAGCTTAATCCACACTACATCATCTCTAGATATCCAAATGCTGCTAATGCACCACCTTATCAGCTCTACACTAGGGATAAAGCACTAGAGCTACTATCTAGGGCTAGGAGGGTCTTGGAATGGGTAAAGCAGTATCTGCAATGAAATCTCAGGAAGAAGCTCTCAGGAGAGCTAGGGAGTTTGCAGAAAAAGCTGCAACTATATGTAGGAAGTATGGCTTTGAACTTGTTGGAGCATACATTGTGGGTTCCAGAGCTCGCGGAGACTTTAGAGCAGATAGTGACATAGATGTAGTCTTGGTTGTCAGGGGAGTTGAAAACTTAAACCAGCTTGAGAGACTGAGGCTTTTCTCGGAAGCGCTCTTGGAGGTTCCTGGGGAGATAGAGTACAGAGTGTACGCTCCAAGTGAGTGGGGTAGCGAGAGGAGCTTATGGATAGCAGAGCTGAGAAAGGAAGCCTTGAGAATATACTAGCTAAGCTTAAAACCATGCTAGTTTGAATTGAGTTTAGAGAGTTCTAGTGATGTGATTAGGCTTTGCACGTAGATCCAAAGCTCTGTGTTCTGTGCCGTGGAAGAGGGTTTGCGAGCTGACCTGCTGCCCAGTAATAACTAGAGCTTGTGTCGCAGTTATCTTGGAGAAAGCGCACTCTTCGAACATTATTGAGGTTTATCATCTCCATTAGTGTTTGTTGGGAGGATGGGTTACCCTATGTTCGTGCAGGCCCTTTGTCACCTCCTGTAGTAGGTGATACAAGCATATACGACTACCTTGAGCTGTGGAGCAATACGAGAATAGAGGACATACTGAGGTACAGGTGAACGCTCATAACTGACTACCAGGTTTTCGATGTTAGAAAACCCGAAGAGCACTCTGTTCTCGAAGAAGAAGCCAAGAAGCTGGGGCCAGGTGTTGTTGGTATTGACACGATAACAGATGCATACCAACTAGTAGAAGCGGTCTACAGATTGCCCAGAAGAGCCTTGAAGTAGTACTGAAGAACGGCTTTCCCGTTAGCATTCGAACAAAGAACCCCTAGTACTCAGAGACGTAGACCTGCTCTCAAAGTACAAGAGCATGGTAGACGTGGGATTCATAATTACAACGCTTGATTACTCAGTAGCAAAGCCCATTAAGCCCTCAGCTCATCGCCAAGAGCACGTGCAGAAGCACTGCGAGGAGGCTAGGTAAGACAGGCATTAAGACATGGGTTTTCTATGATGCTAGTAATACCAGGTTTAAACGATGATAGAAGAACAGCTGAATCCACAGCTGTGCTTGCAGCGGACATGCATGGTATAGCTACAAAAATATTAAGCTCTCTATTAAAACTATATAGATTGCGTTGCATCTTATATAAACAAAGATGTAGTTTAGTTGATGTAAGATGGATAGCATAGTAGATGTTGAGTATCTAAAGAAGGAGATTCTCAAGCTTTTGAGAGAGGATGAGGAGTTTCGCTTAGCTGTTGCTGGGCTTATTGGCTATGGGGAGATTTTGAAGAGGCTTGACAGGCATGAGGAGGAGTTGAAGAGACTTAGAGAAGACTTTCTCATTTTTGTTAAGGAGCAAGAGAGGAAATGGGAGGAAAATAACAGGAGGTGGGAGGAGGCATACAAGAGATTTGAAGCAGTAGAAAACGAATTAAAGAGGCTTAGAGAGGATCTCAACAAATTCATTGAGCTAGAGGAAAAGAGGTGGGAAGAGAACAACAGAAGATGGGAAGAAAATAATAGGAGGTGGGAGGAAAATAACAGGAGGTGGGAGGAGGCATACAAGAGATTTGAAGTAATTGAGCGGAGGTTAGAAGAGCATACGAAGGTGATTATGGAGCTAGTTAGCAGAGTCGAGTCTCTAGAGCATAGAGTTAGCAATATTGAGCTTGCTTTGGGGGCTTTAACAGAGGCTTCTATTGCTAGATATCTGTACGAGGATCTGGTTGAGGAGCTTAGCGCTAGAGGAGAGAAGGTGTTGCATAGGATAAGGAATCACAGAGTTGATAACCTTGACATAGACTTGTTTATCGAGACAGATAAGACTGTCTATGTAGTAGAGGTCAAGGTTAGGCCGAGACACAGCGATGTCGGGTCGCTTATAGCTAAGGTAGACGTTGTCAAGACTAGATATCCAAACAAAAATGTTGTCGGGATTCTGGCAGCGACATTGATTGGCAGAGAAGTTGAGGAATATGCTAAGCAGAAAGGAGTAGATGTGTACAGATTCTGATACAACTACACAGATTCTGCCCCCGTTTTTATCAACACTCTTAATTTATACTAGTACTAGCCTAATCGGTTCTGTATATCGGAATATATTTGATGTTGCTTGACATATTTTAGCTTGGCAAAGCGCGACATATTTAAAGTCATAATTTAGATGCTGAATTGGTGTAAATGTTTTGACCAAGATTGTTGCATATGTGGATTTAAAAGGTTCTAGA
Protein-coding regions in this window:
- a CDS encoding HEPN domain-containing protein; protein product: MSEYKWWFEQASKDLRKAENAISTEDYDAAAFWSHQAAEKALKALLLSRGYPARGHSLIELARRVREELDIAVEPILDDLRELNPHYIISRYPNAANAPPYQLYTRDKALELLSRARRVLEWVKQYLQ
- a CDS encoding nucleotidyltransferase domain-containing protein; amino-acid sequence: MGKAVSAMKSQEEALRRAREFAEKAATICRKYGFELVGAYIVGSRARGDFRADSDIDVVLVVRGVENLNQLERLRLFSEALLEVPGEIEYRVYAPSEWGSERSLWIAELRKEALRIY